In Ignavibacteriales bacterium, the following proteins share a genomic window:
- a CDS encoding efflux RND transporter periplasmic adaptor subunit has translation MKNIRSLNRGTKMKTARYLFIPFITIFLVLSGCSKSDDRGKHEHTVVKQKDYWTCTMHPQVHMDRPGACPICGMDLIKKVADENEEPVNDKDMSNMVTLSAKKMILANVSTIVVKKENLQEQVTAYSYLDFVENNRKTISARFNGRIEKLLVDKTGDYIKKGQPLFEIYSPDLVQAQNEYIIALNNSSYSISLLKATKKKLEILGLTSEQIQTLEKTREINITLTYFSPISGTVIEKKVQEGVYVNEGTEIYDVAELSTLWNVAEVYEKNLSNVKVGSPVKLRLRAYPGEEFNGRVTFIYPVINSQTRTVKVRSAFSSYGGKLKPQMYGETVFNRASGQGLLVPADAIIFAGKRAVVWSKTGDLPTGQAGGMFEARSVQIGNRFGDKYQILSGLNEGDEIAATGGFLIDSESQLKTGMPTGHQHGGSTSTEQKKSSSDDMKGMNMTK, from the coding sequence ATGAAAAATATTAGAAGTTTAAATAGAGGAACAAAAATGAAAACAGCCAGATATTTATTCATTCCGTTTATTACCATTTTTCTCGTTTTATCCGGATGCTCAAAATCGGATGATAGAGGCAAGCATGAACACACAGTAGTAAAACAAAAAGATTATTGGACCTGCACCATGCACCCACAAGTTCATATGGATAGACCCGGCGCCTGCCCGATATGCGGAATGGATCTTATCAAAAAAGTTGCAGATGAAAATGAAGAACCAGTAAATGATAAAGATATGTCTAATATGGTTACACTCAGCGCTAAAAAAATGATTCTCGCAAATGTTTCCACAATAGTAGTTAAGAAAGAAAATCTTCAGGAACAAGTAACCGCTTACAGCTATTTGGATTTTGTTGAAAACAATCGCAAAACAATTTCGGCGCGGTTCAACGGAAGGATAGAGAAACTGTTGGTTGATAAAACCGGAGATTATATTAAGAAGGGTCAGCCATTATTTGAAATTTACAGTCCTGATTTAGTGCAAGCGCAGAATGAATATATAATTGCATTAAACAATTCATCATACTCGATTTCTCTTTTGAAAGCAACTAAAAAGAAATTGGAAATCTTAGGATTGACTTCAGAACAAATTCAAACACTTGAGAAAACAAGAGAGATAAATATTACTCTAACATACTTTTCTCCAATTAGCGGAACAGTGATTGAAAAGAAAGTGCAGGAAGGAGTATATGTGAATGAAGGTACTGAAATTTATGATGTTGCTGAACTTTCAACTCTCTGGAATGTTGCTGAGGTATATGAGAAAAATTTATCAAATGTAAAAGTTGGGAGTCCGGTCAAACTACGCTTACGTGCTTATCCTGGCGAAGAATTTAACGGAAGAGTTACCTTCATTTATCCGGTAATCAACTCTCAAACCAGAACCGTAAAAGTAAGAAGCGCATTTTCAAGCTACGGCGGAAAGCTAAAACCACAGATGTATGGCGAAACTGTTTTTAATCGCGCAAGCGGACAAGGCTTACTTGTTCCGGCGGATGCGATTATATTTGCTGGAAAGAGAGCGGTTGTTTGGTCAAAAACTGGAGACCTGCCTACCGGTCAGGCAGGTGGAATGTTCGAAGCCCGAAGTGTTCAAATTGGTAACCGATTCGGAGATAAATATCAAATACTCTCAGGTTTAAATGAAGGTGATGAAATCGCAGCAACCGGCGGTTTCTTGATTGATTCTGAAAGCCAACTTAAAACCGGAATGCCAACCGGTCATCAGCATGGTGGTTCAACTTCAACAGAGCAAAAGAAGTCTTCATCAGATGATATGAAAGGAATGAACATGACAAAATAA
- a CDS encoding TolC family protein, with product MNVECRMKNVEFRSKKSGVRSQNSFWYSVQSLCILLYAPLLYISLSATSYSQSVDSLVNEAVRNNPQLKSLQYKITASEKRTESINTLSAPNLSVEFSQVPTSSIDILNQSISNNFALSQMFPIGGKLNAMAEVEKKNTLVEGNNYEIYKINLTAQVKMSYYSLWLIDRKIEVQKKNISFINEVVKSIESSYYTNKINQADVLTLQSEIASNETQLLILEKQKEAEIYKLNKLLGRNLDSKDVYVAADFSVDTLSSSQSKLEELLGYSNPSLKKMGSMIEMNKAMINANNRELIPDLMVQGMFMRMPMGMILTSKNYLAMDWMESPKTEYMYSLMFSINLPFAPWSINKYEAKEEELYAGISSIEFEKNDMQREMTSQLKATLVKYNTAVDLSKLYRDKVIPLYSKAAESQVSAFQNNRTSVTTVIDSYRMLLMQQMNYYMSQADMQMSLAEIEMMVGTTLKKF from the coding sequence ATGAATGTAGAATGTAGAATGAAGAATGTAGAATTTAGAAGTAAGAAGTCGGGGGTCAGGAGCCAGAATTCTTTTTGGTACTCTGTGCAATCTCTGTGCATTTTGTTGTATGCTCCTCTATTATATATTAGTTTGTCTGCTACTTCATATTCGCAGTCTGTTGATTCCTTGGTAAATGAAGCGGTAAGAAATAATCCGCAGTTGAAATCATTGCAATACAAAATTACTGCATCAGAAAAGAGAACCGAGTCAATCAACACTCTTTCAGCGCCAAATTTGTCCGTTGAGTTTTCTCAAGTTCCAACAAGCTCAATAGATATTCTCAATCAATCCATTTCAAACAACTTTGCTCTATCGCAAATGTTTCCAATTGGCGGAAAGTTGAATGCAATGGCAGAAGTTGAAAAGAAGAATACTTTGGTGGAAGGAAATAATTATGAAATATATAAGATCAATCTTACTGCACAAGTAAAAATGTCTTACTATTCACTTTGGCTGATTGATAGAAAAATAGAAGTTCAAAAGAAAAATATTTCTTTCATAAATGAGGTTGTCAAATCGATTGAATCATCTTACTATACAAACAAGATCAATCAAGCAGACGTTCTTACACTACAAAGTGAAATTGCCTCTAACGAAACCCAGCTTTTGATTCTGGAAAAACAAAAAGAGGCTGAGATTTATAAACTCAACAAACTTCTCGGGCGCAATCTTGATTCAAAAGATGTTTATGTAGCTGCAGATTTTTCTGTTGATACGCTTTCTTCTTCTCAATCAAAATTGGAAGAGTTGCTCGGTTATTCTAATCCATCACTAAAAAAAATGGGCAGTATGATTGAAATGAACAAAGCAATGATTAATGCAAACAACCGTGAGTTAATTCCAGACTTAATGGTTCAAGGAATGTTTATGCGAATGCCGATGGGAATGATTCTAACTTCAAAAAATTATTTGGCTATGGATTGGATGGAATCACCTAAGACCGAGTATATGTATTCATTAATGTTCTCCATCAATCTTCCGTTTGCTCCTTGGTCAATAAATAAATACGAGGCAAAGGAAGAAGAGTTATATGCCGGAATCAGCAGCATTGAGTTTGAAAAAAACGATATGCAGCGCGAGATGACATCTCAATTGAAAGCAACTCTTGTTAAATATAATACTGCTGTTGATTTATCAAAACTCTACAGAGACAAAGTAATTCCGCTTTACAGCAAAGCAGCTGAATCGCAAGTCTCGGCATTTCAAAATAACAGAACCAGCGTTACAACCGTAATTGATTCTTACCGAATGTTATTAATGCAGCAGATGAATTATTATATGTCTCAAGCCGACATGCAAATGTCGCTAGCGGAGATTGAAATGATGGTTGGAACAACACTCAAAAAGTTTTAG
- a CDS encoding CusA/CzcA family heavy metal efflux RND transporter has product MIEKIIEWSSQNRFIVILIYVLVIGFGIYSVINLPVDAIPDLSENQVIIFTEWMGRSPEIIENQVTFPIVSGLQGLPHVKAVRATSMFGMSFVFVIFEDGVDTYFARTRVLERMNTVQAQLPSGVVPSLGPDGTGVGHVYWYTVEAKGYDLGALRAVQDWYIRYKLSSVDGVAEVASIGGFVKQYQVDVNPNDLRAYNLTVADVVNAVQRSNNEVGGKILEISDAEYFVRGQGYIQSKDDIENTVIKTSSNGIPVLIKNVASVSLGGDIRRGALEKNGEGEVVGGIVVMRTGENAQKVIDRIKEKIKEISPGLPPGVEIITSYDRSTLIKEAVGTLERALVEASITVSIMVMIFLLHFRSIVRILIELPISILIAFILMYLFGISSNIMSLGGIILAVGVIVDSSIVLVENAYRNLAKALEEKKHLPAGKQGLTPDEYKRISIDSAKQVGRAIFFSELIILVSFLPVFMLTGQEGKLFHPLAYTKSFALIGSALVVITLIPVLMTMLMRGKFKPEDKNPTTRFFIKLYAPVIHWVLKHRKITIAINVIALLITIPMILNTGSEFMPPLDEGSILYMPVTLPGASIAEVNRILQEQDKIIKSIPEVHHVLGKTGRAETATDNAPLSMIETIILLKPKSEWRPGITKQDIVAELDSKLQIPGVRNGWTQPIINRINMLSTGVRTDIGFKIFGPNLDTLEAYAINAEKLLKTVNGAADVVAERVQNGYYLDINVKRDIAARYGVNIRDLQDIIETAIGGQNLGIVIEGRMRFPIRMRYQKDYRDNIEELKSLIVPVALSNMPAGQAGPMAAQSSSSSMSGGGVGKGNSGGMSSSMGSSNQASIIPQASNTQNDFSLTSVNQNAVTYLPLSELADINLVTGPPMISSENGMLRSIVFMNTRGRDMGSVMVDAKKIIENGLKLPAGYSYTWSGQYESKVRAQQTIEIIMPVVFLIIFFLLFFTLKNYVEAGVVMLSVPFALIGGMYMIYILGYNFSVAVWVGFIALYGIATETGVIMVVYLHEALDKKLRAHQKGLRGPITNEDIYDATVEGSVLRLRPKLMTVFTAMVGLIPIMWSTGTGSDVMKPLTAPMIGGLLTSAIHVLVVTPILFTMMKEHALKKGTLELSKMADWMKEGE; this is encoded by the coding sequence CAGAATGGATGGGGCGATCTCCGGAAATAATTGAAAACCAGGTTACATTTCCAATTGTATCTGGTTTGCAAGGATTGCCTCATGTAAAAGCTGTTCGTGCAACTTCAATGTTTGGAATGTCATTCGTCTTTGTAATCTTCGAAGATGGAGTTGATACATACTTTGCACGAACCCGCGTTTTAGAAAGAATGAACACTGTTCAGGCACAATTACCTTCCGGTGTTGTTCCTTCTCTTGGTCCGGATGGAACCGGCGTTGGACACGTATATTGGTATACTGTTGAAGCAAAAGGATATGATCTTGGTGCACTTCGTGCAGTTCAGGATTGGTATATCCGTTACAAACTTTCTTCTGTTGATGGAGTTGCGGAGGTTGCAAGCATCGGTGGATTTGTAAAACAATATCAGGTTGATGTTAACCCGAATGATTTACGCGCTTATAATTTAACAGTTGCTGATGTTGTAAATGCTGTTCAAAGAAGCAATAACGAAGTTGGCGGGAAAATTTTGGAAATTAGCGATGCTGAATATTTTGTCCGTGGACAGGGTTACATTCAATCTAAAGATGATATAGAGAATACAGTTATAAAAACTTCTTCTAATGGAATTCCAGTTCTAATTAAAAATGTTGCATCGGTTTCTTTAGGAGGCGATATAAGACGCGGCGCGTTGGAAAAGAACGGTGAAGGAGAAGTTGTTGGTGGTATAGTTGTTATGCGAACCGGTGAGAATGCTCAAAAAGTTATTGACCGAATTAAAGAGAAGATAAAAGAAATCTCCCCCGGACTTCCACCTGGAGTTGAAATAATAACTTCGTATGATAGAAGCACCCTGATTAAAGAAGCTGTTGGAACTTTGGAAAGAGCTTTGGTAGAAGCATCAATCACGGTTTCTATAATGGTTATGATTTTTCTTCTTCACTTTAGAAGCATTGTAAGAATTCTTATTGAGCTTCCAATTTCAATTCTAATTGCATTCATATTAATGTACCTCTTCGGAATCTCCTCCAATATAATGTCCCTTGGTGGAATAATCTTAGCAGTTGGAGTGATAGTAGATTCCTCAATTGTTCTGGTGGAAAACGCCTACCGCAATCTTGCTAAAGCGTTGGAGGAAAAGAAACACCTGCCTGCCGGTAAGCAAGGCTTAACGCCGGATGAATACAAAAGAATTTCAATTGATTCTGCAAAGCAAGTCGGTAGAGCAATTTTCTTTTCAGAATTAATAATTCTGGTTTCTTTTCTTCCGGTATTTATGTTAACCGGACAGGAAGGAAAATTATTTCATCCATTGGCTTACACAAAATCTTTTGCACTAATCGGATCTGCATTGGTGGTTATTACTCTAATTCCAGTTTTAATGACGATGCTAATGCGCGGCAAGTTCAAGCCGGAAGATAAAAATCCAACCACGCGCTTTTTCATTAAACTTTATGCGCCGGTAATTCATTGGGTGCTTAAACACAGAAAAATTACAATTGCAATTAATGTAATCGCTCTTTTAATAACTATTCCTATGATACTAAATACGGGCAGTGAGTTTATGCCCCCACTTGATGAAGGTTCAATTCTTTATATGCCGGTAACTTTGCCCGGCGCTTCTATTGCTGAGGTGAATAGGATTTTACAGGAACAGGACAAAATTATAAAATCGATTCCAGAAGTTCATCACGTATTAGGAAAAACCGGACGTGCTGAAACTGCAACCGATAATGCCCCATTGAGTATGATCGAAACGATTATTTTGCTAAAACCAAAAAGTGAGTGGCGACCCGGTATTACAAAGCAAGACATCGTTGCAGAACTTGATTCCAAATTACAAATACCCGGTGTGCGTAACGGATGGACTCAACCGATCATCAATAGAATCAATATGCTTTCCACTGGTGTAAGAACGGATATTGGATTTAAAATATTCGGTCCTAATCTCGATACCCTAGAAGCTTACGCAATAAATGCAGAAAAACTATTGAAGACAGTAAATGGAGCTGCAGATGTTGTTGCTGAAAGAGTCCAGAATGGTTATTACTTGGACATAAATGTCAAACGCGATATTGCTGCACGTTATGGTGTTAACATCCGCGATCTTCAGGATATAATTGAAACTGCTATAGGCGGACAAAATCTTGGAATTGTTATAGAAGGAAGAATGCGCTTTCCAATTAGAATGCGTTATCAAAAAGATTACCGTGATAACATAGAAGAACTGAAAAGCCTAATCGTACCTGTTGCATTATCAAACATGCCTGCCGGACAGGCAGGTCCAATGGCGGCACAATCTTCCTCAAGCTCTATGAGCGGTGGTGGAGTTGGAAAAGGCAACTCAGGCGGTATGTCTTCTTCAATGGGAAGTTCAAACCAGGCAAGCATTATTCCCCAAGCATCTAATACACAAAATGATTTTTCGCTCACGAGTGTAAATCAAAATGCCGTTACTTATTTACCTCTTTCTGAATTAGCTGATATAAACTTAGTAACCGGTCCGCCAATGATAAGCAGCGAAAATGGAATGCTCCGATCAATAGTTTTTATGAATACACGCGGACGTGATATGGGCAGCGTAATGGTTGATGCAAAAAAAATAATTGAAAATGGATTGAAACTTCCCGCAGGTTATTCTTATACGTGGAGCGGACAATATGAAAGCAAAGTCCGCGCACAGCAGACAATTGAAATTATTATGCCGGTTGTATTCCTGATAATCTTTTTCCTTCTCTTCTTCACTCTTAAAAATTATGTTGAAGCCGGAGTTGTAATGCTCTCTGTTCCTTTCGCGCTTATCGGTGGAATGTATATGATCTACATTCTTGGTTACAATTTTTCAGTTGCTGTTTGGGTTGGATTTATCGCTTTATATGGCATTGCAACGGAAACCGGTGTTATAATGGTTGTTTATTTGCATGAAGCACTCGACAAAAAATTACGTGCGCATCAAAAAGGATTACGCGGACCAATTACAAATGAAGATATTTATGATGCAACCGTTGAAGGTTCCGTTCTAAGATTAAGACCAAAGTTGATGACTGTTTTTACAGCAATGGTTGGACTAATTCCGATAATGTGGTCTACCGGAACCGGTTCCGATGTTATGAAACCGCTAACAGCGCCAATGATTGGCGGCTTGCTTACAAGTGCTATTCACGTTCTTGTTGTTACACCAATTCTTTTTACAATGATGAAAGAACACGCACTAAAAAAAGGAACATTAGAATTATCTAAAATGGCTGATTGGATGAAGGAGGGAGAATAA